Proteins encoded by one window of Nisaea sediminum:
- a CDS encoding glutathione S-transferase family protein — protein MGALVDGKWEIGQVGSSGRNGKFERKDSTFRDFVEDRPGARFAPESGRYHLYVSYACPWAHRTLIARKLKGLEPHIGFSVVDPLMGDDGWAFGDDPDATDDPINGARFLREVYTAADPRFTGKVTVPVLWDKREGTIVSNESSEILRMFNAAFNGLEGVDASLDLYPEPLRQEIDAVNERIYRDINNGVYRSGFAGTQEAYEEAFDAVFSRLDEMEERLGRNRYLVGDRITEADWRFFVTLIRFDAVYLTHFMCNRKRIEDYHNLSNYLRELYQVPGVVDTVNVRHIKEHYFRSHESLNPKGIVPKGPELDFDRPHDRHLLLAA, from the coding sequence ATGGGTGCCTTGGTAGACGGAAAATGGGAAATTGGACAGGTCGGCTCGAGTGGCCGTAACGGGAAATTCGAGCGTAAGGATTCCACCTTCCGCGATTTTGTCGAGGACCGTCCGGGCGCACGCTTCGCGCCGGAGTCCGGCCGCTACCACCTCTATGTTTCCTATGCCTGTCCGTGGGCGCACCGGACGCTCATCGCGCGCAAACTAAAGGGACTTGAACCGCACATAGGTTTCTCCGTCGTCGATCCGCTGATGGGGGATGACGGCTGGGCGTTTGGCGACGATCCGGACGCAACGGATGACCCGATCAACGGCGCCCGCTTTCTGCGCGAGGTCTATACCGCTGCCGACCCCCGGTTCACCGGCAAGGTCACGGTGCCGGTGCTCTGGGACAAGCGCGAAGGCACAATCGTCTCCAACGAGTCGTCGGAAATTCTCCGCATGTTCAACGCGGCCTTCAACGGCCTCGAGGGCGTCGATGCCTCTCTGGATCTTTATCCGGAACCGCTCCGTCAGGAGATCGACGCGGTGAACGAGCGCATTTACCGGGACATCAACAACGGCGTCTACCGGTCCGGATTTGCCGGCACGCAGGAGGCCTACGAGGAGGCCTTCGATGCAGTTTTTTCCCGTCTCGACGAAATGGAAGAGCGGCTCGGCCGCAACAGATACCTGGTCGGAGACCGCATTACCGAGGCGGACTGGCGGTTCTTCGTCACGCTGATCCGGTTCGATGCCGTCTATCTGACCCACTTCATGTGCAACCGGAAGCGGATCGAGGATTATCATAATCTTTCCAATTATTTGCGTGAGCTCTATCAGGTGCCCGGTGTGGTTGATACGGTGAATGTCCGGCATATCAAGGAGCATTACTTCCGGAGCCACGAGAGCCTGAATCCGAAGGGGATCGTGCCGAAAGGGCCGGAGCTGGATTTCGACAGGCCGCATGACCGGCATCTTTTGCTGGCGGCCTGA
- a CDS encoding Fe2+-dependent dioxygenase, translating into MVAVIRELLNKDQVKAIAAKLFSAQFVDGSSSGGPLGKDIKKNTQVPPNSPHYREMSEMVLGAIRANETVAIKGMPRRILSPIFASYMTGNQYGEHIDAALMGPYPGMRTDLSMTIFLNKPDAYEGGDLVLSTDFGEMVYKENPGDAVLYPTHYLHRVNPVTKGRRLAIVTWMESMIPDPMKREIIGDLAETQAILTSSNVDKKAVLMLEKGRLNLMRMWAQT; encoded by the coding sequence ATGGTGGCGGTTATCCGCGAGCTACTGAACAAGGATCAGGTCAAGGCGATTGCGGCGAAGCTGTTCTCGGCCCAGTTCGTGGACGGAAGCTCCAGCGGCGGTCCGCTCGGCAAGGACATCAAGAAGAACACGCAGGTTCCACCGAACAGCCCGCATTACCGCGAGATGTCTGAAATGGTGCTCGGCGCGATCCGGGCGAACGAAACGGTCGCCATCAAGGGCATGCCGCGCCGCATCCTCTCGCCGATCTTCGCCTCCTACATGACCGGCAACCAGTATGGCGAACATATCGACGCCGCCCTGATGGGCCCCTACCCCGGCATGCGCACCGACCTCTCGATGACGATCTTCCTGAACAAACCGGACGCCTACGAGGGCGGGGATCTCGTGCTCAGCACCGATTTCGGCGAGATGGTCTACAAGGAGAATCCGGGCGATGCGGTGCTCTATCCGACCCATTACCTGCACCGGGTAAACCCGGTTACCAAAGGGCGCCGCCTCGCCATCGTCACCTGGATGGAAAGCATGATCCCCGACCCGATGAAGCGCGAGATCATCGGCGACCTGGCGGAGACACAGGCCATCCTGACCAGCTCGAATGTGGACAAGAAGGCCGTCCTGATGCTGGAGAAGGGTCGCCTCAACCTGATGCGGATGTGGGCCCAGACCTGA
- a CDS encoding NUDIX domain-containing protein gives MTEQRERAVWQVLETREIYENPWIGVTEHDVLDPNGNPGLYGVVRVRGLAVGILPVDAEGMTWLVGQQRFPRDYYSWELPEGGGTFDDPEGSAERELIEETGLKARNWQELLRMDLSNAITDEQAIGFLAWDLEQGAAAPEDCERLEVRRVPVREAVEMAMSGEIVDAFSQTMLLKADLLARRGALPADLARHFI, from the coding sequence ATGACGGAGCAGCGGGAGCGGGCGGTCTGGCAGGTGCTGGAAACCCGGGAGATTTACGAGAACCCGTGGATCGGCGTGACCGAGCATGACGTTCTAGATCCGAACGGCAACCCAGGACTCTACGGCGTTGTCCGCGTTCGCGGTCTGGCGGTCGGCATTCTGCCGGTCGATGCCGAAGGCATGACCTGGCTTGTCGGGCAACAGCGTTTCCCGAGGGACTATTACAGCTGGGAGCTGCCGGAAGGCGGCGGGACATTCGACGATCCCGAGGGCTCCGCCGAGCGCGAGCTGATCGAGGAGACCGGCCTCAAGGCGCGCAACTGGCAGGAACTGTTGCGCATGGATCTTTCGAACGCGATCACCGACGAGCAGGCCATAGGATTCCTTGCTTGGGATCTTGAGCAAGGCGCGGCCGCACCGGAGGACTGCGAGCGGCTTGAGGTCAGGCGCGTTCCGGTACGCGAGGCGGTCGAGATGGCGATGAGCGGCGAGATCGTCGACGCCTTCTCGCAGACCATGCTTCTGAAGGCGGATCTTCTGGCGCGGCGCGGGGCGTTACCGGCAGATCTCGCGCGGCACTTTATCTGA
- the mdoH gene encoding glucans biosynthesis glucosyltransferase MdoH has translation MDAAHLMVSDERNTAHRGSPLRARRLIFAGLVTGTICALVAALTYIFSRNGLTWIEIAMIAVFTLNTPWMVIGFWNAIIGFGLLHFRRDWLRKVTGLAGLEDVQSPITARVAIVMPVFNEDPSLVIRNLRAVTDGLDATKQADNFDLFLLSDTNKLEIAAEEQALFESWRNGNARPDRLHYRRREENTRQKVGNIEDFCERWGDGFEYMIVLDADSVMSGEAILRMVRLMQQNPNVGILQTLVTGMPASSAFARMFQFGMRHGMRSYTTGSAWWQGPDGPYWGHNAILRLPVFRTQCRLPALPGERPLGGEILSHDQVEAVFMRRAGYEVRVLPLEDGSYEENPTNLPDFLTRDLRWCQGNMQYVKLFLHPSLIRGVRPMGRIQLLLAIMMYTGAPLWYAFMGLGLVDLVFGPFAPISVPEAHFPPGVPGFGFALFVAVMVMTFAPKILGVLDVALRRSARRSYGGMAKILAGTLVELVFSMLVSPVAALAQTIFIGGLFFGKRIRWDAQERDDRRVTLVEAMSGLWPQTLLGAIFLATLWTVAPQVLPWATPVIAGLLLAVPVATVSALPGLGRIMLRTGLCAIPEELEVPETLRRVAEPTDLANTVTLAVIPPVTELRPLADPETA, from the coding sequence ATGGACGCAGCTCACCTGATGGTTTCTGACGAACGCAACACGGCGCACCGGGGCTCGCCCCTGCGCGCGCGGCGCCTGATTTTCGCCGGTCTGGTGACCGGTACGATCTGTGCCCTCGTCGCGGCTCTTACCTATATTTTCTCCCGCAATGGGCTCACCTGGATAGAGATCGCGATGATTGCGGTCTTCACCCTCAATACGCCGTGGATGGTGATCGGGTTCTGGAACGCGATCATCGGGTTCGGCCTGCTGCATTTCCGCCGCGACTGGCTCCGCAAGGTCACAGGGCTGGCTGGTCTCGAGGACGTTCAGTCGCCGATCACGGCGCGCGTCGCCATCGTGATGCCGGTCTTCAACGAGGACCCGTCCCTGGTCATCCGCAATCTGCGGGCGGTGACTGACGGGCTGGACGCGACCAAACAGGCAGACAATTTCGACCTGTTCCTGCTGAGCGACACCAACAAGCTCGAGATCGCAGCCGAAGAGCAGGCCCTGTTCGAGAGCTGGCGCAACGGTAATGCGCGGCCGGACCGGCTACACTACCGGCGACGCGAGGAAAACACGCGCCAGAAGGTCGGCAATATCGAGGATTTCTGTGAGCGCTGGGGCGACGGTTTCGAGTACATGATCGTGCTCGACGCGGACAGCGTGATGTCCGGCGAGGCCATCCTCCGTATGGTTCGCCTGATGCAGCAGAACCCGAATGTCGGCATTCTGCAGACGCTCGTCACCGGCATGCCTGCGAGCAGCGCCTTCGCCCGGATGTTCCAGTTCGGCATGCGGCACGGCATGCGCTCCTACACCACCGGCAGCGCCTGGTGGCAGGGACCGGACGGACCTTACTGGGGCCATAACGCGATCCTGCGCCTCCCGGTCTTCCGTACCCAATGCCGCCTGCCGGCGCTGCCCGGTGAACGGCCGCTCGGCGGGGAGATCCTGAGCCACGACCAGGTCGAGGCGGTGTTCATGCGCCGCGCCGGATACGAGGTCCGCGTGCTGCCGCTGGAAGACGGCAGTTACGAGGAGAATCCGACCAACCTGCCGGATTTCCTGACACGGGACCTGCGCTGGTGCCAGGGTAACATGCAGTATGTGAAGCTCTTCCTGCATCCGTCGCTGATCCGCGGCGTGCGGCCGATGGGACGGATCCAGCTTCTGCTCGCGATCATGATGTATACCGGCGCGCCGCTCTGGTACGCCTTCATGGGGCTTGGTCTCGTCGACCTCGTTTTCGGACCGTTCGCTCCTATCAGTGTGCCGGAAGCCCACTTCCCGCCGGGTGTTCCCGGTTTTGGTTTCGCGCTTTTCGTCGCGGTGATGGTGATGACCTTCGCGCCGAAGATTCTGGGCGTGCTGGACGTCGCTCTGCGACGGAGCGCACGGCGGAGCTATGGCGGCATGGCGAAAATCCTCGCCGGCACGCTGGTCGAACTCGTTTTCTCGATGCTGGTCTCACCGGTTGCCGCGCTCGCGCAGACGATCTTCATCGGCGGGCTGTTCTTCGGAAAGCGGATCCGCTGGGATGCACAGGAACGTGACGATCGACGCGTCACTCTGGTCGAGGCGATGAGCGGGCTCTGGCCGCAGACCCTTCTCGGAGCGATCTTTCTCGCAACGCTCTGGACAGTGGCGCCTCAGGTTCTGCCATGGGCCACGCCGGTCATCGCCGGGCTGCTGCTCGCCGTGCCGGTCGCAACCGTCAGCGCGCTGCCGGGATTGGGACGGATCATGCTCCGGACCGGCCTTTGCGCCATTCCGGAGGAGCTCGAAGTCCCCGAAACGCTTCGTCGCGTCGCGGAGCCGACGGATCTCGCGAACACGGTGACTCTGGCTGTCATTCCGCCGGTCACCGAACTCCGTCCTCTGGCCGATCCGGAAACCGCCTGA
- a CDS encoding OpgC family protein: MAEQAAKKLKQRDPRLDFFRGIAMLIIFIAHVPGNHWSNFIPARFGFSDAAEMFVFCSGFAAAIAFGGTFIRAGFWHGTGRVLYRIWQLYTSHILIFFLIVGLMLAGNALFAEPDYINRLNLEFFFEETPKALLGLLTLTYVPNYFDIMPMYMGALLMIPVFMALAHIHPWLAMGFSVTVYCANWIFDGGLPAHPNYDHIEWFFNPFGWQLVFFTGYSISRGWLKVPGFNRYLMAACVVFVVAAAPISHWWFFVGYQDSLPFLAEWREATLPWQAKTDYGILRFIHFLALAYIVVNLVRGREELLLHKACNPILTVGQQALPVFLLNMWLAQLGGMVLDQLGRSQLTWALVNIAGLSIVVLFAYLVTAIKTEWWRKAINERSWVAAAPGRTEHPRPVATSALSPAE; the protein is encoded by the coding sequence ATGGCAGAACAAGCAGCAAAGAAGCTGAAGCAGCGCGATCCGAGGCTGGATTTCTTCCGCGGGATCGCAATGCTGATCATCTTCATCGCCCATGTCCCAGGAAACCATTGGTCGAACTTTATTCCGGCCCGCTTCGGCTTCTCGGACGCCGCGGAAATGTTCGTCTTCTGCTCAGGTTTCGCCGCCGCTATCGCCTTCGGCGGCACCTTCATCCGCGCAGGTTTCTGGCACGGTACGGGGCGTGTGCTCTACCGGATCTGGCAACTCTACACGTCGCACATCCTGATCTTCTTCCTGATCGTCGGACTGATGCTTGCCGGCAATGCGCTGTTCGCCGAACCGGATTACATCAACCGCCTGAACCTCGAGTTCTTCTTCGAGGAAACGCCAAAGGCGCTGCTCGGCCTGCTGACCCTCACCTACGTGCCCAACTATTTCGACATCATGCCGATGTATATGGGCGCGCTGCTGATGATCCCGGTCTTCATGGCGCTGGCGCATATCCATCCCTGGCTTGCGATGGGTTTCTCGGTCACGGTCTATTGTGCGAACTGGATCTTCGACGGCGGACTCCCGGCGCATCCGAATTACGATCACATCGAGTGGTTCTTCAATCCGTTCGGCTGGCAGCTCGTCTTCTTCACCGGCTATTCGATCTCGCGCGGCTGGCTGAAAGTGCCCGGCTTCAACCGCTATCTGATGGCGGCCTGCGTCGTCTTCGTCGTGGCCGCCGCGCCGATCTCGCACTGGTGGTTCTTCGTCGGCTATCAGGACAGCCTGCCCTTCCTTGCCGAGTGGCGCGAGGCGACCCTGCCGTGGCAGGCAAAGACGGATTACGGGATTCTGCGCTTCATCCATTTCCTCGCGCTGGCCTATATCGTGGTCAACCTCGTGCGCGGCCGGGAAGAGTTGTTGCTGCACAAGGCCTGCAACCCGATCTTGACCGTCGGCCAGCAGGCCCTGCCCGTCTTCCTGCTCAATATGTGGCTGGCGCAGCTCGGCGGAATGGTGCTCGACCAACTCGGCCGCAGCCAGCTGACCTGGGCCCTGGTCAATATCGCCGGGCTCTCAATCGTCGTGCTGTTCGCCTATCTCGTGACAGCCATCAAGACCGAGTGGTGGCGCAAGGCGATCAACGAACGCTCGTGGGTCGCCGCGGCACCCGGCCGCACGGAGCACCCGCGCCCGGTGGCGACTTCGGCTCTTTCGCCGGCAGAATGA
- a CDS encoding alpha/beta hydrolase: MTLRTLLATGAVYLSLMAAAAADLQESLSLESPALGREMKYSLYLPEQRSGVLPALYLLHGLGGNERDWQTLGEIRQTADRLIAEKAIPPLAIVMPDAGNSWYINSPAHGAYEDAILKDLIPQVEVRHSIGGTAADRAIAGLSMGGYGALRLAFRNPGTFAMTGALSAAIFPDLARREDVTEQQIGFFKGAFGTPFDIAAFNRENFFADIPSLAAAKARPAIFVTVGDDDGFGLYEGNVALYLALKRAGVPVEFRMTDGNHTWKLWREEIEDVLRYYGEVLRARAG, translated from the coding sequence ATGACGCTCCGTACTCTCCTCGCGACCGGCGCCGTCTATCTGTCGCTCATGGCGGCCGCGGCAGCGGATCTGCAGGAAAGCCTTTCCCTGGAAAGCCCAGCGCTCGGCCGGGAGATGAAATATTCGCTCTATCTGCCGGAGCAGCGATCCGGAGTTCTGCCCGCGTTATACTTGCTGCACGGTCTCGGCGGGAACGAGCGGGACTGGCAGACCCTCGGCGAGATCCGGCAAACGGCGGACCGGCTCATCGCCGAAAAGGCCATCCCGCCTCTTGCCATCGTCATGCCCGATGCCGGGAATAGCTGGTATATCAATTCGCCGGCGCACGGTGCTTACGAGGATGCGATCCTCAAGGATCTGATCCCCCAGGTGGAAGTCCGGCATAGTATCGGTGGGACGGCCGCGGACCGGGCCATCGCCGGTCTTTCGATGGGCGGCTATGGCGCCTTGCGGCTGGCATTTCGCAATCCCGGAACGTTCGCCATGACCGGCGCGTTGAGCGCGGCGATCTTTCCAGATCTCGCGCGCCGGGAGGACGTCACCGAGCAGCAGATCGGTTTCTTCAAGGGAGCCTTCGGCACGCCGTTCGACATCGCCGCCTTCAACCGGGAAAACTTTTTCGCCGACATCCCGTCGCTCGCGGCAGCCAAAGCGCGGCCCGCGATCTTCGTCACGGTCGGCGACGATGACGGTTTCGGCCTCTACGAGGGCAATGTCGCGCTCTATCTGGCGCTGAAACGCGCCGGGGTGCCGGTCGAGTTCCGGATGACCGACGGAAACCACACATGGAAGCTCTGGCGCGAGGAGATCGAGGATGTCCTGCGCTATTACGGCGAGGTGCTGCGCGCCAGAGCCGGATAG
- a CDS encoding acyl-CoA synthetase → MNQAAILAQVARIHGDRPAISEGKQVRRTYRELGERVARLAGALRNELDLLPGDRVALAMKNHPLFLEILYAIWHAGLAAVPINAKLHPKEFAYILYNSGARACFATPDLAGTLADAKREAPDLEHLIAISDPDFEALFRAAPIPAASVDPEGLCWLFYTSGTTGRPKGAMITHRSLMFATTNYLADVDAIAPADCMIHAAPLSHGSGLYAMPHVARGANNIVPESGGYDVEETLELIAHWPGASFFFAPTMVSRLINHPGLEDADLSNLKTIVYGGGPMYLEDVVKALDRLGPKLTQIYGLGEAPMTITGLPKSAYLDTEHPRYLARLASAGFARTGVEVRIVDADGKDVPFGETGEIICRGDIVMGGYWLNPDATASAIRNGWLWTGDLGAMDEDGYVTLKDRSKDMIISGGTNIYPREIEEVLLRHPYVYECAVVGRPHADWGEEVVAFVVPHPEKEIDTAELDRLCLDNIARFKRPKAYRVVTALTKNNYGKILKTELRDLLAKEAEG, encoded by the coding sequence ATGAACCAAGCCGCGATACTGGCGCAAGTCGCGCGCATTCACGGGGATCGGCCGGCCATCTCCGAGGGCAAGCAGGTGCGCCGGACCTATCGCGAGCTCGGCGAGCGGGTCGCCCGCCTCGCGGGCGCGCTCCGCAACGAGCTCGATCTGCTCCCCGGCGACCGCGTCGCGCTGGCGATGAAGAACCACCCGCTCTTTCTCGAGATCCTCTACGCGATCTGGCACGCCGGCCTCGCGGCGGTGCCGATCAACGCCAAGCTGCACCCGAAGGAATTCGCCTACATCCTCTACAACAGCGGCGCGCGCGCCTGTTTCGCGACGCCGGATCTTGCCGGCACGCTGGCGGACGCGAAACGCGAGGCGCCGGACCTCGAACATCTGATCGCCATCAGCGATCCGGATTTCGAAGCTCTCTTCCGCGCCGCACCGATCCCGGCGGCGAGCGTCGATCCGGAAGGACTTTGCTGGCTCTTCTACACTTCCGGCACCACCGGACGGCCGAAAGGCGCGATGATCACCCACCGCAGCCTGATGTTCGCCACCACGAACTATCTCGCCGACGTCGACGCCATCGCGCCGGCCGACTGCATGATCCACGCCGCCCCGCTGAGCCACGGTTCCGGCCTCTACGCGATGCCGCATGTCGCCAGGGGTGCCAACAACATCGTGCCGGAAAGCGGCGGCTACGATGTCGAGGAGACGCTGGAGCTGATCGCCCACTGGCCGGGCGCGAGCTTCTTCTTCGCCCCGACCATGGTCAGCCGCCTGATTAACCATCCGGGGCTCGAAGACGCGGACCTCTCGAACCTGAAGACCATCGTCTATGGCGGCGGACCGATGTATCTGGAGGACGTGGTGAAGGCGCTCGACCGGCTCGGTCCGAAGCTGACGCAGATCTACGGTCTCGGCGAGGCGCCCATGACCATCACCGGGTTGCCGAAATCCGCCTATCTCGACACGGAGCATCCGCGCTATCTCGCCCGCCTCGCCTCCGCCGGCTTTGCCCGCACAGGCGTGGAGGTCCGCATCGTCGATGCTGACGGAAAGGACGTACCGTTCGGCGAGACCGGGGAGATCATCTGCCGCGGCGACATCGTCATGGGCGGCTACTGGCTCAACCCGGACGCGACCGCCTCGGCGATCCGCAACGGCTGGCTCTGGACCGGCGATCTCGGCGCCATGGATGAAGACGGCTACGTCACCCTGAAGGACCGCTCGAAAGACATGATCATCTCCGGCGGCACAAACATCTATCCGCGCGAGATCGAGGAAGTGCTGCTGCGCCATCCCTATGTCTACGAGTGCGCCGTGGTCGGCCGCCCGCATGCCGACTGGGGCGAGGAAGTCGTCGCCTTCGTCGTTCCGCATCCGGAAAAGGAAATCGACACGGCGGAGCTCGACCGGCTCTGTCTCGACAACATCGCCCGCTTCAAGCGGCCGAAGGCCTACCGGGTGGTCACGGCGCTGACCAAGAACAATTACGGAAAGATCCTGAAGACGGAGCTGCGCGACTTGCTGGCGAAGGAGGCGGAAGGCTAA
- a CDS encoding dimethylarginine dimethylaminohydrolase family protein: protein MSSGSNAFAVGSEYGVLRDVYLCRPDNFQWSDIAKEDTTANAVVRATLRDGVPFDRKTAETGYREFIDAYEGAGVTCHFVETDPALSYQIYTRDPSVMTPWGVFLCQMYRQQRRGEIAPTYRFYEKLGIPVWNWATAGPIEGGDIHLIKPGVAVVGYTGQRTTEVAAKQLQSWLEAEGWECRLQRFAEHFLHLDLLYATVNERLALMCLDVLPDDFVAWVKGHGIQPVAVTYKEAMQLQCNCMSLGDDRVISSKGAKRVNEALRAEGITVLDPDLSMFTQAGGGPRCLSMALKRETV, encoded by the coding sequence ATGTCTTCTGGCTCGAATGCCTTCGCCGTCGGCTCCGAATACGGCGTCTTGCGCGACGTCTATCTTTGCCGTCCCGACAATTTCCAGTGGTCCGACATCGCCAAGGAGGACACGACCGCGAATGCCGTGGTCCGCGCCACCCTGCGCGACGGAGTGCCGTTCGACCGAAAGACGGCGGAAACCGGCTACCGCGAGTTTATTGACGCCTACGAGGGCGCCGGCGTCACCTGCCATTTCGTCGAGACGGACCCGGCACTGAGCTACCAGATCTATACCCGCGATCCGTCGGTCATGACCCCCTGGGGCGTCTTCCTCTGCCAGATGTACCGCCAGCAGCGCCGCGGCGAGATCGCCCCGACCTACCGCTTCTACGAGAAGCTCGGCATTCCGGTCTGGAACTGGGCGACGGCGGGGCCGATCGAGGGCGGCGATATCCATCTGATCAAGCCGGGCGTCGCGGTCGTCGGCTATACCGGTCAGCGCACCACCGAGGTCGCGGCAAAGCAGCTCCAGTCCTGGCTCGAAGCCGAGGGCTGGGAATGCCGCCTGCAGCGCTTTGCCGAGCATTTCCTCCATCTCGACCTGCTCTACGCCACGGTGAACGAGCGCCTCGCCCTGATGTGCCTCGACGTGCTGCCGGATGATTTCGTCGCCTGGGTGAAGGGCCACGGCATCCAGCCCGTCGCGGTCACCTACAAGGAGGCGATGCAGCTGCAGTGCAACTGCATGTCGCTCGGGGACGACCGGGTGATTTCCTCGAAGGGCGCGAAGCGCGTGAACGAGGCGCTGCGGGCCGAGGGCATCACGGTGCTCGACCCGGACCTCTCCATGTTCACCCAGGCCGGCGGCGGCCCGCGCTGCCTCTCGATGGCGCTGAAACGGGAAACGGTCTAA
- a CDS encoding VOC family protein translates to MIDHVSIAVSSLARSAAFYDRVLAPLGLVRLTERERTIGFGKKYPEFWMNLREGMAPVEEGTGIHICLRAPSKDAVDAFHAAALEGGGRSDGAPGDRQATVTVYYGAFIRDPDGNKIEAVTFPR, encoded by the coding sequence ATGATCGACCATGTCTCCATCGCCGTCTCCAGCCTCGCTCGCAGCGCTGCGTTTTATGACCGGGTGCTGGCGCCGCTTGGCCTCGTTCGGCTTACCGAGAGGGAGCGGACGATCGGCTTCGGCAAGAAATATCCGGAGTTCTGGATGAACCTGCGCGAGGGCATGGCACCGGTGGAGGAGGGGACCGGCATCCATATCTGCCTCCGCGCGCCGTCGAAAGACGCTGTCGACGCGTTCCACGCTGCCGCGCTCGAGGGCGGCGGCCGCAGTGATGGCGCGCCGGGCGATCGGCAGGCAACGGTCACGGTCTATTACGGCGCCTTCATCCGTGATCCGGACGGCAACAAGATCGAGGCGGTGACCTTCCCGCGTTAG
- a CDS encoding TIGR04372 family glycosyltransferase: MDIESLVAELRKPETLEILGQTLQPHLREGGRTLVYSMPYADAIGHLAPEPHYLASLYGDEYDRIVLLTPPRAVPKMKRPLYDLLARDFGMAETQHAPLLLLRDLDRGIVRMGPFELFLVHTHKFYRAYTLHRAARKPMRFLELSEEMRSAGDRWLRDVDIEPGTPFVTLHMRDEGYSHDSSSAPYGKLRAVDPAGFRPAVDWLLEAGYAVIRLGAAGAPPFDHPSPRMIDLAHDPRAEDFLDIYLMATCSFSLNCQSGPEALARAFGRPSVNSNLLPTVMSHHLDSDIFLFKRLYRGDSTEPLSYAEQLEFMLPNRLISGPLPDIDWYQAHQLRAKDCSSEDLLAAVQEMHARVAEGASEESAANDRFVEMSRTYQERIADNEIARFQGNDVYAYAHRMGTLSAAWAGNNPWFLG; encoded by the coding sequence ATGGATATCGAGTCGCTCGTCGCAGAACTGCGCAAGCCCGAGACCCTGGAGATCCTCGGACAGACTCTGCAGCCGCATCTGCGCGAAGGCGGACGGACGCTGGTTTACTCGATGCCCTATGCCGACGCGATCGGGCATCTGGCGCCGGAGCCGCACTACCTGGCCTCGCTTTATGGCGACGAATACGACCGGATCGTGCTTCTGACGCCGCCGCGCGCCGTGCCGAAGATGAAACGTCCGCTCTACGACCTTCTGGCGCGCGATTTCGGCATGGCGGAAACCCAGCATGCGCCTCTCCTCCTGCTCCGCGATCTGGATCGCGGGATCGTGCGGATGGGGCCGTTCGAGCTGTTCCTGGTGCACACGCACAAGTTCTACCGTGCCTACACGTTGCATCGCGCGGCCCGGAAGCCTATGCGGTTCCTCGAACTGAGCGAGGAGATGCGGAGTGCAGGAGATCGCTGGTTGCGGGACGTCGATATTGAGCCCGGAACGCCGTTCGTGACACTCCATATGCGCGACGAGGGCTATTCTCATGATTCCAGCAGCGCACCTTATGGAAAGCTGAGGGCGGTCGATCCCGCGGGGTTCCGTCCAGCGGTCGACTGGCTTCTGGAGGCCGGCTATGCGGTCATCCGGCTTGGCGCCGCCGGCGCGCCTCCCTTCGATCACCCGTCGCCTCGCATGATCGATCTTGCGCACGATCCGAGGGCGGAGGACTTTCTCGACATCTATCTGATGGCGACCTGCAGTTTCTCGCTGAACTGTCAGTCCGGACCGGAAGCGCTGGCGCGGGCATTCGGCCGGCCGAGCGTCAACAGCAACCTGTTGCCGACTGTGATGAGCCACCATCTCGACAGCGATATCTTCCTCTTCAAGCGGCTCTATCGCGGCGACAGCACGGAGCCGCTGTCCTATGCCGAGCAGCTCGAGTTCATGCTTCCGAACAGGCTTATCTCCGGACCGCTGCCGGATATCGACTGGTATCAAGCGCATCAGTTGAGGGCGAAGGACTGTTCGTCCGAGGATCTGCTTGCAGCGGTTCAGGAAATGCATGCCCGCGTCGCGGAGGGTGCGTCGGAGGAAAGTGCGGCCAACGACCGTTTCGTCGAAATGAGCCGGACCTACCAGGAGCGGATCGCCGACAACGAGATCGCCCGTTTCCAGGGCAACGACGTCTATGCCTACGCCCACCGCATGGGAACGCTTTCCGCCGCCTGGGCGGGGAACAATCCGTGGTTCCTCGGCTGA